From the Pocillopora verrucosa isolate sample1 chromosome 11, ASM3666991v2, whole genome shotgun sequence genome, the window GTTGACAGATATGTCAGCCTGCTTGTTTTGATAACACCAAGGAAAACAATATATGATTGTTGTAACTGCTTCCGTTGAAGCTAAGTGTTACCGCTTCCGAGAAAAGCTGCGAAGTATTTTTCGGTTAGGTTGACGCCCCCGAGATTAGTtctttttaaacagaaaattacAGTTAGCGTTTCTGTTCAAGATAAGACCCCGTGTGATCAAGACCgtttttgaatagaagacaagttagactgTAATCCTcgataaagtaatcaagacccgCCAGCGTTGGTAagcaataatttgttttgtgattatgtcaTCTAGCTTGTAGTCGTTACTTAAAGCGAAACTTATCGCtcgttttttacctttcttttggttCTTTTAATTGCCACGTGCTCGTTTCCAAAATCGAGGTTATTCTTATGATCACAATACTTAGGTGATTTCTTTACGTAATAATATCAGTTGACTGCTTCGATATAATAACGCCccaaggaataggaaaaggaataaagaaagaaaagatcctatttggtttggtgtttatcgAATGTGCGTGTATCAACCCAAGAATCGAATTTCCAactctagcttgaaaagaaacatttacaattATTGACACACTTTAGTTATTGTTGTGTATGTGCTGGTGTTTGGTAGCCAGCCAAGACCTTTTAAGTTTATTTATATTTCCTTCATTGACATTAATTTTACAAGATGTGGATAGGAAAATGATCCATTTTCCAATGATGCCTTTTCTGAAATGTTTGCATTATCACGATAAGTTGCATTGTTAATCGCCCTATTGgaagtttatcaatttattatttcttaactATTCATCGAGGTGGATTTAActaatggtggatatttaccaagctgcgAAGCGGAAATGTAAATATTCACCTCTGGCCACCGGCACTAgatgaacatttgtttttggataTAATTTAATACTATGAGATAAAATAATACGAAAAGatgatttttaataatttattcctACAACAATCACAACATTTTCGGGCACAAATTCCGTGGAGGTGAATGGAGAAGGATGTGCGGAGTTACGTTTTAATGATTACTTTTGGGTTCTTTATATTCATTTTCATTGGATGGAAATATGTCAGATTTTCGGGAgattcaaataatgaaaatatttaaatttaatttcgtgtgaagaaatttcaaaaccCTATCTAAACGATAAATACTTCCTAAAAAGCATATTGAACAGTCAAAAAGTAAATAccgaaaaaaaggcaaaaaccaaaatttttgagCTCGATATCAGAGTCCCCACCTATCTTTTGATCGACGATCGTGGTTTTATTTCACCTTCATTTAAAGGACACTCCCTGTCTCAGAAAAAAACCTGTTGTCTTAGCCCAGCCTTGAAGTGGGAAAGAAATCTGAAGTTTAGAATCATCCAATAATATTCAGTAAAACAAGATTGAGGGGCATATGAAAAGTCATTTACACAAATTCTGAATAAAACAAGTCATGGAATATCCGATTGTGGCACTCTGGATTCAAAGACCAGAAGGTCAGGGACTCAGAATTTATGAGCACTACTTGTTTTCTATCAGATGGATTAATGATGAAGTAGGCCACGCGGGAATGCCCTCGTTTATTTTGTCAAAGGCCTTGCTTGTGTCAAGAAACACAACGACggacagtaaaaaaaataactgccGTTGTCTATTTctctaaattttcaattttatttcgcAGTACCTCTCACGATGAAGGTTGAAACAATAGGTTAGGCAATGTTAGCGTTATATGTAAGTGCTCGTGACAAAaaccaaaattgaaaaatgactgAATAAGAATCCATTATTATATTGGCTCGACTGCGTTTCTCGAAAACGCCATCTATTGCTTGAATAAACTCGACATATTTGCTGCCGTAGTGCACCAGAAAGGCACGGTTAGTATCAACAATATTCAAACACAATATCCCGAGTCGCCGAAATGTCTGAAAGTGtggagataaaaaataaaaaacaatgctTCCCTGGTACTTTGAATATCTCCCTTAAGCCAACTTCTGCTCTAAGAATCATCACAATGGGGTCATCTATGTTTCAAACTTCTAAAACACTTTTCTCAGACAATGATTAGAAGCAGTAACGTGAAATAACAATCAGCTTAATACCGTCCATCTAATCAACAAATTGGAGTAGAGAACTCGATTGAAAAGGTCGGTGAGTCAGTTACTGTctacaaaaaagataaaatgtatTGGTTCAGTAAtgctttgaaaatattctactTCTGGTTGCTAAGCGAGCGTAAGCTGGGGATAGAAAATACTTACACTAATCAGAACTAACGCAGTGCTACTGGATTTTCGTCAATCTTACTCTTTGAAGGAGCCTAAATGTCATTTTAGTTAATGGTGTCCTTCAAATTAGATCCAGACCAGCAATTTTTTCTGCAATGAATGGAGTAAACAAAACGAGTTTAGCTTATGTAAGTTTATTAAAGCATTTAAGGAGTGCTttacaacaaattaattattcttaattagATTAAGAAATATTATTTATACTAGGAACAACACTCACAAATTTACGCAGCATTTCTTACTTGATCAGTTATAAAAATTATCTCAACAgcaatttcttttattttttttgttttttttttctgtctctatcAGAGCACAgtcaataataacaacaaagcACTGACAAGTGCACTAAGTGAATAAACGGTAAACTAAGAAATGTAAAAGTCAAGTAAactaacaaatttttctttcaaggaaaTTCCACATAACCTCCATTCATAAACTAGGAAAATGGTTATCATCACTACCAAAGCATTACTTAAGTAAAAGTACGATAAAAACTACATCTTAAAATCAAATCTATGAAATATTGAGGCTGAAGTTCTCGAAATCTAAACTATAAATTACCACAGAGTGTTATAAGACTACAACCATGGAGGTTCAGCAATTTTGCTTTAAGCCTCAGTCCTACACAAGAAGAGTTGCTTCAGATGACTCCTCGTCTTCGTCATTTCCATTCTCTTCTGTATCCGCAGCAGTAAGTTGATAACCATCATACTCTTGTACGCCAGCCTCTCCGTCAAGAAGGTTTACAGCATCACTTTGGTCGTCCAAATAGTTTCTAAGATCGTCTTGTTCATCCTTCGTGTACTCTAATTGGCAATTCCTGGGTTCTTCTTCTACTACTTCCTTTTCAGATTTAACTGCTACAGCACCCTCATAACCAACGTTATTTTCATGTTCACTTATTACACCTTCTTCGTCATCGGTTTGAATTTCTGGAGGGAAGATAGAATCACTGAGGTCCTCTTTTTCGATCAGAGGATTGTATTCTAAAGAATCAATATCCTCTTCCTCGATTTCACAAGGGAATCGTGAGGCATCAGGCTTGTTCACCTCAATTGCGGAGCGTGCTAAAGAGTTAGGACCTTCTTTTTCAGTAACAGAAAGGCATCCTGTGGCCTCCAAATCTTCTTCCCCAGTTACAGAGAAGCATGCTGAGTTATTGGAATCTTCTTCTTCAACCACAAGGGGGCATGCTAAAGaatcagaattttctttgtcaATCAAAGGGGGACATGCTGAGGCATCTAGACCGTTTTCGTCCATCACCAGGGAGGATGGTAAATGATCGATGTCTTCTTCCTGAATGGCAAGAGGGCACTCGGAGTCAACAATTTCTTCTTCCTCGTTCTCGCTAAGGGATGGTAAAGTATCACTCTCCAAAGGGTACGCTAAGGCATCCATATCTTTCTTATCACTCTCAAAAGGGTATGCTAGGCAACCTTCTTCTCCTGCTTTGATTCCGAGAGGGATAGCTGTAGCGCCATCATCAATTCCAACCACAAAGGGGTGTGCTGTAGCACCGTGCTTACCCACTTCATGGGCGAGATTTGTTGCAGCTGCCGCTTTGTCTTCTAAGTCAGTAGTTAAGGGGGAAGCTGTAGTACCATCGTCAATTGCAACCACAGCGTTCAGCTGATCCATCTCAACTTCGTCTTCCCCTTCACTGAATAATTGCAGATGAAAACAAGACTTTAACTTTCTGTGTTACTTATCtatcttttccttctttgaacCTGGTTTAACGTAATGTGGTAAAGATATCCTCTATATAttcagttcaattttttttttcttttcatttcatttccgaGTGCTTCAGAAAATTATCACTTGTGAAATTTGGATACCAATTTACAGAACCTGTTTTTTCGACGCATCGACCTAGAGAggagattttattgaaaaaaaaaagattgaataaACCTCACATGAAGACAACCTAGCGCTTACTGTGTTTCTCGGCATTTTACGTCATATAAAATATAGTGCCTCCTACGCGAGAAATGTAATACTAACCAAAACCATCGGAAGTATTGTTTGCAATCGATATATCGAGTGGTATTTTAAATTGGTCTACAAGACTCCGAGTGTATTTCAACTGTAGTTTCTGTAACAAAGAGTGACGAAGGGTCaaagcttttcttctttttacaagTATGCCACCCACAACTCAGCATActggtgacaaaaaaaaaaggtactaAACAAGGTGTCAAAACAAGTGAAGGACGGACGAATCCAAAACAGAAAGAATGTTAGGAAACATAGACTGCAATTTGATAGGAACGGCTTCGAAAACTGCCGTTGCTTCGAAAGGAAAAACCTTTATTTTGGCCCATGTGCTGGTAAATTTAATCGGTCCAAACTGAAACAAAGACGTATTTGCTTAGCAATGGCGCTTATCACGACTCTACTGAGACTTATTCAAGAGTTAGAAACTTCGGAACTAACCACACGTTCAAACAGtgaacattaaaaaagagaaaattcactTACTTCAGCCAACGTGGCACCTCAGGTGGGGCTATTATCAAAGGATATGTggaaagagatgaaagaaatCGCTTCGTTGTGAGAAAGAATGACATCACTAATTAAGTTAAAGCTTGCGACTCAGAAACCACGTGTAACTTATATTTGACTCTGTTGTCATACAACGGGAGAAGGAATTAGGTGGGTTATCACGGTGATGAGTTTCATATAATTTTAACGTTTTTGTAATTTGATTAGTAATGGGCTTTGCCTTGACTGTAAAGAGACCTTCAAAATCAGTGCTAGAAATGCAGAATATGACCTGCTTAAAATAGCTCCTTCGTGCTCCAAAACACTGACATCTTAAAAGCCACAATCTGCCATATAAAGACATTTCATTTTCGTATGATAACATTTTACCTGTCGCACGGCGTTTTTTAATGTATGAAATGAACGCCAGTAGAAAAACGACAGCAGCCAAAGGTCCCCCAGTGTAGTACCAATCCAGTGAGCTGCTGGAGGGAAgtgagctgctggagggaggtgagctgctggagggaggtgagctgctggagggaggtgagctgctggagggaggtgagctgctggagggaggtgagctgctggagggaggtgagctgctggagggaggtgagctgctggagggaggtgagctgctggagggaggtgagctgctggagggaggtgagctgctggagggaggtgagctgctggagggagGTGAGCTGCTGGAAGGAGGTGAGCTGCTGGAGGTAGgtgagctgctggagggaggtgagctgctggagggagGTGAGCGGCTGGAAGGAGGTGAGCTGCCGAAGGGAGGTGAGCTATTGGAAGGAGGTGAGCTGCTAAAGGGAGgtgagctgctggagggaggtgagctgctggagggaggtgagctgctggagggagGTGAGCTGCTGGAAGGAGGTGAGCTGCTGGAGGTAGgtgagctgctggagggaggtgagctgctggagggagGTGAGCGGCTGGAAGGAGGTGAGCTGCCGAAGGGAGGTGAGCTATTGGAAGGAGGTGAGCTGCTAAAGGGAGgtgagctgctggagggagTCTCtgaatttattgaaatataaaaatagaaGAAGCTTAGTAGGAAAGTAATTTGCTGGTCGgcatcaaaaataaaaattaatatcacCAACTATCCAGATAGAGAgctaattttttgttttgttccaaCAAAGGGGCAATTCGTTAGAATGCTATTGTCAAAACTTAACCTTTATTAGAAAagctccaaaaaaaaaaaacaaaaaaatatggAAACGAAACGAGTCAAGTGCGATCTTTAATAGGAATGCTTCGAACTGGTtgcattaaattaaaaaaaaagaaagaaaagaaagaaaagtgtcTCCTTGTGAGTTTCGTGAAGTTTGGAAAGAGTTTTAGAATAAGCTTGAAGCCCTTATGTTTTAAATTTCGTGGTTACTGTTTCAACCGCCCCAGATCCTCCGCTGAACTTCTAAACTAAGGTCTTTATAAAGTTCCgtcttcttttgttcttttttctgcaCCCTTGTGTCAAAAGGACACAATAAGTGAGTCATGCAACAcgaagtttctttcttttcccgCACTGCGGTAGCGGGTGTGATTTCAAGTAGATGATCGTCCATCTAAATTGTAAAGTACTACAACAACTTCATTAGGAAGGTATAAGTCCGTCCAATGTGACATCAAAACATTCTTTTACTTCGTTAAAAGGTTTCCTATCTTAGCCACAGCCCAGGAGGTCACAATTTAGTTCCCTATTCGTTAATTTCTTCGTCATTTTTTACTAGTTTTTAGGTGTAATATCAACACCCCGTGCCATGCACCATGTTCAAAGAGTACCAGTTTCTCCAAGGTCAAACTACACATTTACTTTGAAGAGTAACTAAACAATAATAGTCAAAAGGTTTGCATTCCATGAAACTTACTCACTTGCTACCCATCATGCCTGTGTGGCACATAAGGCAGCAACGAAATCCTTCTAACCCTGTCTATCTTTAGTCAGTGTTTCAATGGTGCTCCAGCTGTAATTGAGCCCCCTTAGTCTCTTCTCTACTGTCCTGCGGCGCAGGATTCCATGAAAACATTACGTTAAATCTGTCATTTTATACACTCAGAGTGTCCGCTGTAGCAAGAGTACAAGTTCATAACGACGTAACGGCGGGGTTATTTTCATGCATTTCTTTGCAGTTTTGGTCgctgatttttcaaatttcaattcgATGAAAAGTTTACATGGATGTTTCTACAAAATTGCTTTCCAACTTCAAGACTAAATACTTAGATAACAATGCACTGATAGCCGCTTGGACATTTTTGCATTTCTAAAAATGTACATGAAATCATGACTTGTCAGTCATTGGTATTTtagaagcagaaaaaaaggtaatcaaaaaatttaaacggaCTTATATGCCGTGACAAAATATGATGATATCTATAAAGTCAAAATTGCTCGACGCTCCAAAAAGCAATCAGTTTAAACTgcacaaaaattaattacatgTGTCTGATCACGAAATTCATTTACATTTGATATACAAGTTGGCATGCTCTCGCTCTTTAAATGTTATTATCAGTTGGGtacttttatattatttttaatcagttttgaaCTTTGTGGTTTCAAGTCCTTAAATCTGATTTGGTACCAGagaatcgattttttttctcatctaactAAAGATTTAAATTGATCGCGACTTCAGCTCTTTCTATTTATAAATGAAGACCGTACCTTCTGCCACTTCGATCCAGAAAGTTAAGTCTTTGCTCCCCTCGCTATTTTCGGCGCTGCATGTGTATTTGCCAGAGTCTTCCAATCGCACTTGACGAATCGTGAGAGTGTTGTTGTTTGTGAGATTCACCCCATCCTTAGCCCAAAGTATCTCAGGTGTAGGGAAACCGCTTAAAGAGCAATTGAACTGAAGCGATGAATTATATGTAACCGACTGATTCTTGAGCTCAGGATTAATTCCAGGAGGACCTGGGCATAGAATTAACAAGAAGAATTCAACAAAGGCAAAAGTACGAAGAAAAAGACATCAGAAAATGAGAAGAGCAAcataaggaaacaaaagtaaGTCAACATTTACCTGTGACTGTCATGAAAAGCTGACTCATTTTTCCCTTCACTTTTTTTAGCACTGCATGTTATTGACCAGGATTTCCATAACTCACTTGATTAATCGTGAGAATGTTGATGTTACCAAGATTCAACCCATCCTTAGTCCAGAGTATCTCAGGTGTAGGGAAACCGCTTAAAGAGCATTTAAACTAAGGCGATGATTTAGAGGTAACCGAGTGACTTTGAGCTAAgggttaatttaatttaaattggccaccgtaaagattttctcagctgacgtttcgaccgttagcccttcgtcagagctaacACTCGAGACATCACCTTGGGAACTACTTGCGGTGGCCAATCTATATTACTAACTcggttggtaaaaaaaaagtgtatttaAAAAGAGTTTGGAAGTTACTAAAAGGAAAGTTGGGGGATATCTGTGCGGTAATCTCTTTTTCGACCAAAAGATGGGTCCTTTACTCTCTCCTCATTCATAAAACCACTTACATTTACAAGGCCGTGATTCCCAAGTTCTTGAGCAGTTAAATTCTAGAAGTAAGGTTATCCAGataatcttttaaaagtaataaacgGTTGGAGATAAAGTCATCTTATTTCtattaaagaaaacatcccTTGAAAATAACTGCTGAAGATTCCTTCCTAACTATCATTTAAATCTATACATAAGAGTTTATCCATTTgaataaaagtttgtaaat encodes:
- the LOC131788375 gene encoding uncharacterized protein, whose protein sequence is MDQLNAVVAIDDGTTASPLTTDLEDKAAAATNLAHEVGKHGATAHPFVVGIDDGATAIPLGIKAGEEGCLAYPFESDKKDMDALAYPLESDTLPSLSENEEEEIVDSECPLAIQEEDIDHLPSSLVMDENGLDASACPPLIDKENSDSLACPLVVEEEDSNNSACFSVTGEEDLEATGCLSVTEKEGPNSLARSAIEVNKPDASRFPCEIEEEDIDSLEYNPLIEKEDLSDSIFPPEIQTDDEEGVISEHENNVGYEGAVAVKSEKEVVEEEPRNCQLEYTKDEQDDLRNYLDDQSDAVNLLDGEAGVQEYDGYQLTAADTEENGNDEDEESSEATLLV